Below is a window of Variovorax terrae DNA.
CGGTCCCGCGCTTCGAGCCGATCCAGGAAGACGAAGTGGCCGCCTTCAAGCGCGCGCTCGCCGCCAGCGCGGTGCCGGCGGCTCCGGTGGCGGCTCCTGCTGCAGCGGCCACGGCCGCGGCGGCGGCTCTGCCGGCGGCCGCCGCGCTCGCGGCGCGGCCCAATGCCAGCCGCTACGCCCTGCTCACGGGCTATGAGGACACCGAGATGCCGGATCCCGATGCGCGCATGCCCGCGCTCAGCACCACGCAGTACGGCGACCTGAACTGAGAGACCGCCCGTCCCCAGCAGGGGGACGAGGCCGCGCGCGCCGCCAGGCGTCACGATCAAGGAGGAGAGACCATGAACGTACAACAACTGGTGAGCGCGATCGCCGCGCTGGACGCGCATGACGCGCTGCAGTGCCGGCTCACGCTGGAGGAGTGGCAGAAGATCGCGCCCTACCTGTCGATCCGTTTCCTGATCCCCGGCGAGCCCTTGATGCGCGAGGGCGACGCCGAGCGCGAGCTCTACATCCTGGCCGAAGGCGAGCTGCAGGTGACCCTGCAGGACACGGTCATCGCCACCCAGAAGCCCGGCGCGGTGGTGGGCGAAGGCACGTTCTTCTCCGGCCAGCCGCGCAGCGCCACCGTGGTGCCGTCGCAGCCCGGCGTGGCCTGGGCGCTGAGCTGGGAGCGGTTCGAGGCGCTGTCGCACAAGCAGCCGCGCCTGGCGCTGGACCTGGTGCGCAGCGTGGCCGCCGTGCTGGCCGTGCGCATGCGCGAAGCGCTGCTGGTCGGCCAGTTCACCTGAATTCTGGCCGAAATCGGCCGGAGGTCCAGATGCAGCGGTTCTCGGGCGCTATCAAAAAGAGAGCGACGGGATTGCTCAATGGCCCTCGAAATCGACCAGCGTGAACAGCGGCAGGCCGGCGGCGCGCAGCTTGCCGGAGCCGCCGAGTTCGGGCAGGTCGACGATGGCCGCGCCCTCCACCACCGTGGCGCCGAGCTTCTCGAGCAGCTTCTTGCCCGCCATCATGGTGCCGCCGGTGGCGATCAGGTCGTCGATCAGCAGCACGCGGTCGCCCGCCTTCACGGCGTCGGTGTGCAACTCCACCGTGGCGCTGCCGTATTCGAGCTCGTAGGTTTCCTCCACCGTGGTGAACGGCAGCTTGCCCTTCTTGCGGATCGGCACGAAGCCGACGTTGAGCTCGTAGGCCACCACGGCGCCCAGGATGAAGCCGCGCGCATCGAGCCCGGCCACCACGTCGGGCCGCATGCCGCGGCTCATGTAGCGGTGCACGAAGGCGTCGATCAGCACGCGGAACACCTGGGGGTCCTGCAGCAGCGGCGTGATGTCGCGGAACTGCACGCCCGGCGCCGGCCAGTCGGGCACGGTGCGGATGTGGTTCCGGAGGTAGGCGGAGGTGTCCATCGGGGGTTTATCCTTTCAATAGCTTCTGTTCGGCCACGGCCAGGGCTTCGGGCTTGCCCGACAGGACCAGCGTATCGCCTTCCTGCAGCAGCGTGGCGTCGTCCACGGCGGCGGCCTTGCCATCCTGGCGGCGCAGGCTCATGACGCGCGCGCCCAGCGCATGCAGCGCCAGCCGTTCCAGCGGGTGGCCCAGCGAGCGGGCGCTCGGCGGCAGCGTGAAGGTGCCCAGCCGCTCGTGGTCGCGCTCGTTGACGGTGTCGTCGTCGGCGCCGTGGAAGTAGCCGCGCAGCAGGTTGTAGCGCGCATCGCGCTGGTCCTGCACGATGCGGATCACGCGCCGCATCGGCACGCCCACCAGGGCCAGCGCGTGGCTGGCCAGCATCAGCGAGCCCTCGATCGCCTCGGGCACGACCTCGGTGGCGCCGGCGGCCTGCAGCTTCTCCAGGTCGTGGTCGTCCTGCGTGCGCACGATCACCGGCACCTGGGGCGCGTGGGCGCGCGTGTTGGCCAGCACCTTGAGCGCGCCGGCCACGTCCAGGTAGGTCACCACCACCGCGCTGGCGCGGCCCATGCCGGCGGCGATCAGCGCCTGCAGCCGCGCCGCGTCGCCGAACACCACCGAGTCGCCGGCGGCGGCGGCCTGGCGCACGCGGTCGGGGTCGAGGTCCAGCGCCATGTAGGGGATGCCTTCGCGCTCGAGCATGCGCGCCAGGTTCTGGCCGCAGCGGCCGTAGCCGCAGATGATGACGTGCTTGCTGGTGTTGATCGACTTGCGCGCGATGGTGGTCATCTGCAGCGACTGCTGCAGCCACTCGCTGGCCACCAGCTTCATCACGATGCGGTTGCTGTACATGATGATGACCGGCGTGGCCAGCATCGACAGCACCATGCTCGCCAGGATCGGGTTGAGCAGCGCCGGCGGCACCAGCGCGTGCTCCTGCGCCAGCGTCAGCAGCACGAAGCCGAACTCGCCGGCCTGCGCCAGGTACAGGCCGGTGCGCAGCGACACGCCGGTGGTGGCGCCCAGCCCGCGCGCCAGCGCCGTCACCAGCGCCAGCTTGAACAGCACCGGCAGCGTCAGCAGCACCAGCACCAGGCCCCAGCGCTCGAGCACGATGTGCCAGTCCAGCATCATGCCGATGGTGATGAAGAACAGGCCCAGCAGCACGTCGTGGAACGGCCGGATGTCGGTCTCCACCTGGTGCTTGTACTCGGTCTCCGACACCAGCATGCCGGCGATGAAGGCGCCCAGCGCCAGGCTCAGGCCCGCCATCTCGGTCAGCCAGGCCAGGCCCAGCGTGATCAGGAGCAGGTTGAGCACGAACAGCTCCTCGCTCTTGCGCCGCGCCACGATGGTGAGCCACCAGCGCATCACGCGCTGGCCGCCGGCCAGCAGCACGGCGATCAGCACGGCGGCCTTGAGCCCGGCCAGCGCCAGCTCCTTGAGCAGCTGCTCGGGCGACGAGCCGAGGGCGGGAATCAGCACCAGCAGCGGCACCACCGCCAGATCCTGGAACAGCAGCACGCCCATCACGCGCTTGCCATGCTCGCTCTCCAGCTCCAGCCGCTCGGACATCAGCTTGACCACGATCGCCGTGCTGCTCATGGTCAGCGCGCCCGACAGCGCCAGAGAGGTCTGCCAGTTCATGTGCCACAGCGTGGGCGCCAGCGCGGCCAGGAACAGCGAGGCGAAGGTGGCCACCAGGATCGTCAGCACCACCTGGAACAGCCCGAGCCCGAACACATGGGCGCGCATGGCGCGCAGCTTGGGCAGGTTGAACTCCAGCCCGATCACGAACATCAGGAACACCACGCCGAACTCGCCCAGGTGCTTGACGCCTTCGGAGTTCTGCGCCAGCGCCAGTGCATGCGGGCCGATCAGCACCCCGGCGCTCAGGTAACCCAGCATCGGCGGCAGCTTGAGCGAGCGGCAGGCCACCACGCCCAACACCGCGGCCAGCAGGTACAACAGCGTCAATTCGAGGGAGCTCATCCCCCGATGCTAGCAAGCCATGTGCCTCGCACCGGTGCTTTTGTGCGCGGCGCCGCGCCGCGAGGCGCAAAAACCTTGTGCGGACCAGGATGCCCGGAGGCGCGCCGCGACCGATAAAATCGCCCGATGACATTCGACGCCCAGCAGGCCCTGCGCCTGGCCCAGGAGACCTTCGATATCGAGGCCGCCGCCGTCCTCGGGCTGAAGGCCCGTGTGAACGAGGCGTTTGCCCAGGCCGTGCAGCTGATGCTCGGCGTGCGCGGGCGGGTGGTCGTCATGGGCATGGGCAAGAGCGGCCATGTCGGGCGCAAGATCGCCGCCACGCTGGCCTCCACCGGCACGCCGGCGATGTTCGTGCACCCGGCCGAGGCCAGCCACGGCGACCTCGGCATGATCAAGCCGATCGACGTGGTGCTGGCCATCTCCAACAGCGGCGAGGTCGAGGAGCTGAGCGTGCTGCTGCCGGTGCTCAAGCGCCTGGGCGCGCCCGTGGTCGCGATGACCGGCGGCCTGCAGTCCACGCTGGCCCGGCATGCCAACCTGGTGCTGGACAGCGGCGTGGAGAAGGAGGCCTGCCCGCTCAACCTCGCGCCCACCGCCAGCACCACCGCGCAGATGGCGCTGGGCGACGCGCTGGCCGTGGCCCTGCTCGATGCGCGCGGCTTTCGCACCGAGGACTTCGCGCGCTCGCACCCCGGCGGCGCGCTGGGCCGCAAGCTGCTGACCCATGTGAGCGACGTCATGCGCTCGGGCGAGGACGTGCCGCGCGTCGGCCCGCAGGCCAGCTTCAGCGACCTGATGCGCGAGATGAGCGCCAAGGGCCTGGGTGCCTCGGCCGTGGTGGATGCCGACAGCCGCGTGCTCGGCATCTTCACCGACGGCGACCTGCGCCGCCTGATCGAGCGCGGCGTTGACCTGCGCGCCGCCACCGCGCAGGACGTCATGCACGCCAGCCCGCGCACCATCCGCGCCGATGCGCTCGCGGTCGATGCGGTCGAGCTGATGGAGCAGCACCGCATCACCAGCGTGCTGGTGGCGGATGCCGACCTCCGGCTGGTGGGCGCGCTCAACAGCAACGACCTGATGCGCGCGAAGGTGATATGAGTCTTCAGGCTCCGCATGCGATGGCATCCCACCTTTGCGCTTCACTGCGCGGGCCGGTGAATCATGGAAGCTGAGCCCTTGGCCTCGCAGCTGCCCTGGCTCGAACCGTCCCTGAGCTTCCCTGCGGAGCTGCTGCTGCGGGCGCAGGGCATCCGCATCGCCTTCTTCGACGTGGACGGCGTGCTGACCGACGGCGGCCTGTACTTCTCGGAGGCGGGCGAGACCCTCAAGCGCTTCAACACCCTGGACGGCCACGGCCTCAAGCTGCTGCAGAAGGCCGGCATCACGCCGGCCGTGATCACCGGGCGCGATTCCAAGCCGCTGCGCACCCGCCTGTCGGCGCTGGGCATCACGCAGGTGCGCTACGGCACCGAAGACAAGCGCCCGGCCGCCGAGCAGATGCTGGCCGCGCTGGGGCTGGACTGGTCGCAGGCCGCGGCCATCGGCGACGACTGGCCCGACCTCGCGGTGATGCGCCGCTGCGCCTTGGCCGGCGCGCCGCCGCAGGCCCATGCCGAGGTGCGGGCGGCGGCCCACCACGTCACGCAGGCCCGGGGCGGCCAGGGCGCGGCGCGCGAGTTCTGCGACCTGCTGCTGGTGGCCAGCGGCCGCTACGCGCAGCTGCTGCAGGACGCCGGCGCATGAGCGCCGCGCAAGCCGCCCATGGCCTCGGCCAGGCGCTGCGCCTGTGGCGCGCGGGCTGGGAGCGCGCCTCGATCTACCTGCCCATCATCCTGATGGGCGTGCTCGCGCTCGGCAGCTACTGGCTGGTGCGCACCACCCCGATCTTCAGCCTGCCCGGCACCGAGAAGCCGGCCAGGCATGTGCCCGACTATTTCATGCGCCAGTTCTCGGTCAAGACCTTCGACGCCGGCGGCCGCCTCAAGAGCGAGGTGATCGGTACCGAGGCGCGCCACTACCCCGACACCGACACGCTGGAAATCGACCAGCCGCGCATCCGCTCGTTCAGCGAGGACGGGCGCCTGACCACCGCCACGGCGCGGCGCGGCCTGTCCAATGGCGACGGCTCCGAGGTGCAGCTGTTCGGCGACGCCGTGGTGGTGCGCGAGGCCACCACCGACAAGGCCGGCAACCTGCTGCCGCGCTTCGAGGCCCGCAGCGAGTTCCTGCACGCCTTCACGGACACCGAGCGCATCATCACGCACCTGCCGGTGGTGCTGATCCGCGGCGAAGACCGGTTCACGGCCGACTCGATGGACTACGATAACCTCGACCGCCTCATGAACCTGCACGGGCGGGTCAAGGGCCTGCTGGTGCCCAAGGCCACCAAGTAAGCATCATTCAACGGCCGTTCGCGGCGGAGGCAGCATGTCCCGACTCGTCTTCATCACCGGCGCTTCCAGTGGCATCGGCCAGGCGCTGGCCTGGCGCTTCTACCAGGCCGGCTACGCGCTGGCGCTGGTGGCGCGCCGCACTTCCGAGATCGAATCATGGGCAGGTCGGCACCAGCTGGACGCAGGGCGCTACAAGATCTATAGCGCCGACGTGTCCGACGCCGACAGCGCCGTGGCCGCCGGCCAGGCCTGCATGGCCCAGCAGGGCGTGCCCGACGTGGTGATCGCCAACGCCGGCATCAGCATCGGCGTGGACACGGCGGTGCGCGCGGACATCGACGTCATCGCCCGCACCTTCGCCACCAACAACATCGGCATGGCGGCAACGTTCCATCCGTTCATCGAGGCCATGGCGCGGCGCGGCTCGGGCGCGCTGGTCGGCATCGGCAGCGTGGCCGGCATCCGCGGCTTGCCGGGGCATGGCGCCTATTGCGCAAGCAAGGCGGCCGTGATCAGCTACTGCGAATGCCTGCGCGGCGAGCTGCGGTCCTCGGGGGTACGGGTCGTCACGATCTGCCCGGGCTACATCGACACGCCGCTGACGCGGAAGAACCGCTATGCCATGCCGTTTCTGATGCAGCCCGAGGCCTTTGCCGACAAGGCCTTCGCCGCCATCGAGGCGGGTGCGAGCTACCGCGTCATTCCGTGGCAGATGGGCTTGGTGGCCAAGCTGCTGCGCCTGCTGCCCAATGCGCTGTTCGACAAGGCGCTGGCCGGGCGGCCCCGCAAGCACCGCGAGGGAGACGGCGCGGCCTCCTGAGGGCTTCGCCTTGCGCGCGGGCGCCCGCGCGGTCTGGATGGCGCAAAGCAAAAAGGCTCCGTGAGGAGCCTTTTTTCATGGGGTTGCCGGGGCTTCAGTAGCCGCCGCCACCACCGCCGTAGCCGCCGCGGCCACCACCGCCGCCGCCACCGCCACGCGGGCCAGGGCCGTAGGGGCTGCGGAAACCGCCGTCGCCACTGCGGCCACCACCGCCGTAGCCGCCGCCACCGCCTTCGCGACGGCCACCGCCGCCGCCACCACCGCCGTAGCCGCCACCACCGCCGCCGCCAAATCCACCACCGCTGCGGGGGGGACGGGCTTCCATCGGGCGGGCTTCGTTCACGACGACGCTGCGGCCGCCCAGGGGCTGGCCGTTCATGCCGTTGATGGCGGCCTGTGCCTCGGCATCACTGCCCATTTCGACAAAGCCGAAACCCTTGGAGCGACCGGTGTCGCGTTCCATCATCACCTTGGCGCTGGTGACCGCGCCAAATTGACCAAAGGCTTGCTCCAGGTCGCCGTCGCGCACCGAATAAGGCAGGTTGCCGACGTACAGTTTGTTGCCCATGAAGGGACTCCTCAATTAAACACATTGACTTTAGCGATGGAGTCCCGAAAACGCATTCAACAAACCGGAGAGACGCGAAAGTGACCTGTTCACCGCAAACTTGGCGCAGGCGGTTTCCCACCCAAACCTCATCCATTATGCGCCACATATCCGGGAATCATGCAAGCGTCCAGCGTGTTGCAAGATGTGAATAATCACCAAATTCCAACAAAAAAGAGCCCCGCAGGGCTCTTTTCGTGATCCGGACGGCCCGTTGCGGGCCGCTCCTGCCGTCGGCAGGGATCAGTAGTTGTTGCGGCCGCCGCCGTAACCACCGCCGCCGCCGCTGCGGCCACCGCCGTAGCCGCCACCACCACCGCCGCCGAAGCCGCCGCCACCGCTGCGGGGGGGACGGGCTTCCATCGGGCGGGCTTCATTGACCACCAGGTTGCGGCCGCCCATGGACTGGCCGTTCATGCCGCTGATGGCGGCTTGTGCTTCGGCATCGCTGCCCATTTCGACAAAGCCGAAACCCTTGGAGCGACCGGTGTCGCGTTCCATCATGACCTTGGCGCTGGAGACGGTGCCGAACTGGCTGAAAGCCTGTTGCATGTCGCTGTCGCTGAAGGAATAGGGCAGGTTGCCCACGTAAAGTTTGTTGCCCATGAAGGGACTCCTCAAAAAAACTCAGAGCGCGATGGAGTCCGATAAACGCAATCAACAAAACAGTAAAGACTTCAAAGACGCGAAGCCGACCGATCACCGCAGGAATGTGCGGCCCCTGAAGGCTGCACCCTCCCATTATCCGCTATATTGCCGCCGCGCGGCAAACCGGCTGCCGCGCGCGGGCCGCCGGCCTACCCGCCGGGGGTGTCGTCCCCGGTGTAGTGGCGCCATTGCCGCATGGCGTTGCGCATGGTGAGCAGCTGCCGCTCGAACCTCGGGCAGGCATGGCAGGCCAGCAGGTGAAGCCGCAGCGCAACCCGCTCTGCCAGAGGCAGGGCGCGGTCTTCGCGCGCGATGAGCAGCGCGGCCACTTGCTTGCAGGTGCGTCGCAGGATCATGGTCGGGATGGGGCCGAAGGGCCGAACCAGTTGAGCTCCAGGCACTCGCGCAGCCGCAGCCGGGCGCGATGCAACTGAACGTAAAGGTTGGTCGAGGTCAGGTTCAGTTCCTTACAAATGTCCTCGCTGGGCAGTTCCAGCCACTCGCGCATCAGGAACACGCGGCCCAGCGCGGCCGGCAGTTTCTCGGCGCAGGCCTCGAGCACCAGGAAGAACTGGCGCGAGTTCAGCTCCTGCTCGGGATTGCCCCAGTCCGAGGGCGGGTGGGCGAAATGGCCGTCGGCGCGGAACACCAGCGCGTCCAGCTCGTCGCTGCCGTCGGCGCCGCCGTCATCGAGGCTGACTTCGCGCGAGCGCTGGCGCAGCTGGTCGATCACCTTGTGCTTGAGGATGCCCACCAGCCAGGTCTTGAGCTGCGAGCGGTTGCCGAACGACTGGGGCTTGGCCAGCGCGGCCACGAAGGTCTCGGAGACGGCGTCTTCGGCCCACGCGTCGTTGCGCAGCTGCAGGCGCGCGAAGCGCAGAAGGTAGGCGTGGTGCTCGGCGAGCTGGGTTTCGAGCGACATGGCGGCGGGTGGCTGGGAAGGCATCATCGTACAGGGCCCGGGGTGAGGGAAACCCGGGCCTTCCGAAGGCCGGCTGGCCCGATTCCACCCTGAAATCAGGCCGATGTCCAAATGCAGCGGTACTTTTGTGCTATTAAAACAGGAGCAACTACCAGTTCGCCTCGCGCCCCGGCGTGGCGCCGATGCGGTGGATCGACAGGTCGGCGCCCTCGTATTCCTCTTCCGGCGAAAGCCGCAGGCCCATGAAGAGCTTGAGCGCGCCGTAGACCACCGCGCCGCCCAGCAGCGCCCAGGCCACGCCCATGATGGAGCCGATCAGCTGCGCGCCCAGGCTCACGCCGCCGAGCCCGCCCAGCGCCCGGCTGCCGAACAGCCCGGCCGCGATGCCGCCCCAGGCGCCGCACAGGCCGTGCAGCGGCCACACGCCCAGCACGTCGTCGATCTTCCAGCGGTTCTGCGTGAGCGTGAACATTGCCACGAAGATCGCACCGGCCACCGCGCCCACGACCAGGGCGCCCAGCGGGTGCATCAGGTCCGAGCCCGCGCACACGGCCACCAGCCCGGCCAGCGGGCCGTTGTGCACGAAGCCCGGGTCGTTCCGGCCGCACGCGAGCGCGGCCAGCGTGCCGCCGACCATGGCCATCAGCGAGTTCACGGCCACCAGGCCCGAGATCTTGTCGATGGTCTGCGCGCTCATCACGTTGAAGCCGAACCAGCCCACTGTCAGGATCCAGGCGCCCAGCGCGAGGAACGGGATGTCGGAGGGCGGGTGGGCGCTGACGCCGCCGTCCTTGCGGTAGCGGTTGCGGCGCGCACCCAGCAGCAGCACGGCCGGCAGCGCCAGCCAGCCGCCCACGGCGTGCACCACGATGGAGCCCGCGAAGTCGTGGAATTCCGCGCCTGTGAGCGACTGGATCCAGCCCTGCACGCCGAAGTGCCGGTTCCAGGCGATGCCCTCGAAGAACGGGTAGACGAAGCCGACGATCACCGCCGTGGCGATGAGCTGCGGCCAGAAGCGCGCGCGCTCGGCGATGCCGCCCGAGATGATGGCGGGAATCGCCGCCGCGAAGGTGAGCAGGAAGAAGAACTTCACCAGCTCGTAGCCGTTCTTCGCGGCCAGCTGCTCGGCGCCCACGAAGAAGTGCGTGCCGTAGGCCACGCCGTAGCCGACCATGAAGTAGGCGACGGTGGAGACGCTGAAATCCACCAGGATCTTCACCAGCGCATTGACCTGGTTCTTCTTGCGGACCGTGCCCAGCTCCAGAAACGCGAAACCGGCATGCATGGCCAGCACCATGATGCCGCCCAGCAGGATGAACAGGACGTCCGTGCCCTGTTTGAGTGCTTCCATAAGGCCTCTTTGGATGAAATTGCTTGTTGTTGGTGCGCGCCAGCGTGTCTTTGCGCTGACGCACCAAAATCAAGCAAAAAGTGCGCCAGAAGCGTGCGGCGCCATCGCCGGGCTATAATCCGGCCTGTCATTGGGGAGTAGCCTCCCTTCGATTTCGAGAGGGGTTTGCGTCAACAGACTTGGGTCTTCGGCCCATGGCGCAAACGGTTTTCCGGACTTGGCGAGACCTTTGACTGCGCAGCCTCCGTTTTGGCCGGGGATGCCGCGCAGTCAATGGTTCATTCGTTCCGGCCGGAGTACTTTCATGGAAGCCTTTCTCGTCTCCACCGGTATCGTCGCGCTCGCCGAAATAGGCGACAAGACCCAGCTGCTGTCGCTCGTGCTGGCGGCGCGCTTTCGCAAGCCCTGGCCCATCGTGCTGGGCATCTTCGTGGCCACGCTGGTCAACCATGCGCTGGCCGGCGCCGTCGGCGCCTGGGTCACCACGGTGCTGGGCCCCGACGTCCTGCGCTGGGTGCTGGGCCTGTCGTTCCTGGCGATGGCCGGCTGGATGCTGATTCCCGACAAGCTCGACGAGGACGAGGCCGGCACCACGCCGCGCCTGGGCATCTTCGGCACCACCGTCATCGCGTTCTTCCTGGCCGAGATGGGCGACAAGACGCAGGTGGCCACGGTGATGCTGGCGGCGCAGTACCACGCCTGGGCCTGGGTCGTGGCCGGCACCACGCTGGGCATGATGCTGGCCAACGCGCCGGTGGTCTGGCTGGGCGAGCGCGTCACGCGGCGCATGCCGGTGCAGTGGGTGCACCGCATCGCCGCGGCGGTCTTCCTGATGATCGGGGTGCTGGTGCTGGCCGCGCCGCTGATGGCGCTCGCCAAAGCCTGAGCCGCCGGCTCAGGGGCTGGTGCGGGCCGGCTGGGCCGGGTCGAACTTCAGCACCCGCACCTGGCCGCTGGCTCCGGGGAAGCCCTCGAACACGCTGCGCACGAGGTAGGGCATGGTGGCCGCGAGGTCCGGCGCATCGTCCTGGATCACGGCGCTGGCCTCGAACACCGCCGGGGCCTTGCCGCCCGGCGGCGCGGCGAGGTTGTCGCGGATCACCACGTTCAGGCGGTTGACCTGCAGGGTGCGCGTCACGAGCTGGTCGCCGATGTAGCGCGGCCCGTAGGGGCCGTAGCCATAGGTGCCGCCGATGAAGGCGCCGCGCCGCGAGAAGCGACCCGACACCCAGTAGGGCGGGTAGGGCGCGCTGGCGTAGACCGGCTCGTAGGACTGCCGGCTGGTGGTGGCGACATCGGGCCGCACCTCGACCAGGAAGCGCACCGGTGCGCCGGCCACCGAGGGCTTGAGCCCCTGGCGCACCAGCTCATCGGCCACCAGGCCCTGGTAGCTGCTCTGCTCGAGTTCGCCCAGCGGCAACGGGAGCGGCAGGCGCGCGAACGCGAAGGTCTGGCCCGCCGCGTCGGCAGGCCAGCGCTGGAAGGTGGTGACCTTGCTGGCGATCGGGCTGGCGCAGCCCGCCAGCAGCGCTGCCAGCGCCAGGGCGCCACCGGCAAGCAGGCGTTTGCTGAACATGGCCGCATTGTGGCCCCTGCAGGTAAATCCCCGGCGGCGCCGCGGTTGCTCCGGCGGCCGCCGCTGCGGGCGGCGGCAGGTGCGGCGGGACCCCGCTATACTTGGCTGGCGCCGATTTGCTCCAGCTTGCGGGCGCGTAACAAGTTCAGCTAAAGACGGCAGCCGGCCCGGCCTCGTTTTTAGCGACGCCGGGTTTTTCATTGCCATGAGTTTTGTCGCCACACCGCAGTTCATGACCTTTGCCGCGCCGCTGCCGCTGCAAAGCGGCGCGTCCCTGCGCGGCTACACGCTGGCCTACGAAACCTACGGCACGCTCAACGCCGACCGCTCCAACGCCGTGCTGGTCTGCCACGCGCTCAATGCCTCGCACCACGTGGCCGGGGTCTATGCGGGCCAGGAAAAGAGCGAGGGCTGGTGGGACAACATGATCGGCCCCGGCAAGGCGGTGGACACCGAGCGCTTCTTCGTGATCGGCGTCAACAACCTCGGCTCCTGCTTCGGCTCCACCGGGCCGATGCATGTCAACCCCGATTCGGGCCGGGTCTACGGCGCCGACTTCCCCGTGGTCACGGTGGAGGACTGGGTCGACGCCCAGGCGCGGCTGCTCGATGCCCTGGGCATCGAGACCCTGGCCGCCGTGATGGGCGGCAGCCTGGGCGGCATGCAGGCGCTGTCGTGGACGCTGCAGTACCCGCAGCGCGTGCGCCACGCCGTGGTGGTGGCGAGCGCGCCCAATCTCACGGCCGAGAACATCGCTTTCAATGAAGTGGCGCGGCGCGCCATCGTGACCGATCCCGATTTCCACGGCGGCCATTTCTACGAGCACGGCGTGATCCCCAAGCGCGGCCTGCGCATCGCGCGCATGATCGGCCACATCACCTACCTCAGCGACGACGTGATGAACGAGAAGTTCGGACGCCAGCTCAGGGAGGGCATCGATCTGCGCTACACGACGCAGGACATCGAGTTCCAGATCGAGAGCTACCTGCGCTACCAGGGCGACAAGTTCAGCGAATACTTCGACGCCAACACCTATCTGCTGATCACGCGCGCGCTCGACTACTTCGACCCGGCGCGCGAGCATGGCGGCAGCCTGACGGCGGCGCTGGCGCGCGCCACCAGCCGCTTCCTGCTGGTGAGCTTCAGCACCGACTGGCGCTTCTCGCCCGCGCGCAGCCGCGAGATCGTCAAGGCCCTGCTCGACAACCGGCGCAGCGTGAGCTACGCCGAGATCGACGCGCCGCACGGGCACGACGCCTTCCTGCTCGACGACGCCCGCTACATGGGCGTGGTCAGCTCCTACTTCGACAGCATCGCGAAGGAGCTGGCGGCATGAGCGAGATGGCCGTCCTGCAATCCATCGCCCGCCTCGTGCCCGAGGGCTCGCGCGTGCTCGACCTCGGCTGCGGCGACGGCGCGTTGCTGGCGCTGCTGCAGAAAGAGCGCGGCTGCACCGGCTACGGCATCGAGATCGCCGACGCCAACGTGCTGGCCTGCGTGCGCCGCGGCGTGGACGTGATCCAGCTCAACCTCGACGAGGGGCTGGCCATGTTCGACGACGCCTCGTTCGACGTGGTGCTACAGATCAACACCCTGCAACACCTGCGCAATGCCGAGACCATGCTGCGCGAGACCGCGCGCGTGGGCCGCATCGGCATCGTCGCGTTTCCCAACTTCGCCTACTGGGCCAACCGGCTGAGCGTCGCGCGCGGCCGCATGCCCGTGACCAAGACCCTGCCCTACCAGTGGTACGACACGCCCAACATCCGCGTCGGCACGCATGCCGATTTCGAGCAGCTGGCACGCCGCAACGGCCTGCGCATCGAAGACAGCTTCGGCCTGCACGAGGGCCGCACGCTGCGGCTGTGGCCGAACCTGCGCGCCAGCACGGCGGTGTTCCGGCTCACGAAGGGCTGAGAAGCCGATCGCCCGGCAACGGTGCGAGCCGTTGGCCGGGCGGTGCCTTTACAGGAAGTGGTAGCGCAGCCCCACGCTGAACTGGTTCAGCCCGGTGCGGCCGGTGGAGGCCGCGTCGCCCACGCGGTTGTAGTGGATCAGCTCGGCCGTGGCATCGAGGTTGCGCGTCAGCGCATAGCTGGCGCCGACGCCCACCGCCAGCGAGGTGGTGCTGTCGGTGTTGGACAGGGCCGTCGGCC
It encodes the following:
- the metW gene encoding methionine biosynthesis protein MetW, producing MSEMAVLQSIARLVPEGSRVLDLGCGDGALLALLQKERGCTGYGIEIADANVLACVRRGVDVIQLNLDEGLAMFDDASFDVVLQINTLQHLRNAETMLRETARVGRIGIVAFPNFAYWANRLSVARGRMPVTKTLPYQWYDTPNIRVGTHADFEQLARRNGLRIEDSFGLHEGRTLRLWPNLRASTAVFRLTKG
- the metX gene encoding homoserine O-succinyltransferase MetX, with protein sequence MSFVATPQFMTFAAPLPLQSGASLRGYTLAYETYGTLNADRSNAVLVCHALNASHHVAGVYAGQEKSEGWWDNMIGPGKAVDTERFFVIGVNNLGSCFGSTGPMHVNPDSGRVYGADFPVVTVEDWVDAQARLLDALGIETLAAVMGGSLGGMQALSWTLQYPQRVRHAVVVASAPNLTAENIAFNEVARRAIVTDPDFHGGHFYEHGVIPKRGLRIARMIGHITYLSDDVMNEKFGRQLREGIDLRYTTQDIEFQIESYLRYQGDKFSEYFDANTYLLITRALDYFDPAREHGGSLTAALARATSRFLLVSFSTDWRFSPARSREIVKALLDNRRSVSYAEIDAPHGHDAFLLDDARYMGVVSSYFDSIAKELAA